The Salvia miltiorrhiza cultivar Shanhuang (shh) chromosome 1, IMPLAD_Smil_shh, whole genome shotgun sequence genome has a window encoding:
- the LOC131021717 gene encoding uncharacterized protein LOC131021717 translates to MAIITQVFLLASVLVLALVNAEHELYTSQVLEGSVNCLDCPRGSDLSGLQVLVKCDKVKKLAMAYTEEDGSFTTALPSDGDAAAAAAPSNCMAKIMGGPQQLYISGKDSVVKIANAKEKGAGHFTTSTPLTFYKSCPAKGRCGGKDMGFASSKTVDVPLPREWGLAPSSYYVPFIPIIGIP, encoded by the exons ATGGCGATCATAACTCAAGTTTTTCTACTGGCATCCGTCCTCGTTTTGGCTCTCGTGAACGCGGAACATGAGCTCTACACGAGCCAAGTCCTCGAGGGATCGGTCAATTGCCTCGACTGCCCTCGAGGCTCTGATCTCTCAg GACTTCAAGTTTTGGTGAAATGTGACAAAGTGAAGAAGCTGGCCATGGCCTACACCGAAGAAGACGGCAGCTTCACGACGGCGCTTCCATCAGACGGcgacgcggcggcggcggcggctcccTCCAACTGCATGGCGAAGATCATGGGCGGGCCCCAGCAGTTATACATCTCGGGAAAGGATTCCGTCGTCAAAATTGCTAATGCCAAGGAAAAGGGTGCAGGCCATTTCACTACCTCCACACCTCTCACCTTCTACAAATCATGCCCTGCAAAGGGGAGGTGTGGTGGCAAAGACATGGGATTTGCTTCTTCCAAGACTGTCGATGTGCCTTTGCCAAGAGAGTGGGGCCTAGCACCATCTAGCTATTACGTCCCATTTATCCCCATAATCGGGattccttaa
- the LOC131006826 gene encoding uncharacterized protein LOC131006826 gives MEGMERRIKRGGWRESVRVENEGVGEGIRSVGVRKGVLETQEEGVNVEKGDNSLLDLERDTNKESGDLRDFTGTPMWINADFLGSFYDALVIKCRLRICHAWLVGRDFNEILHDSENIVGNGLWNLEFLNCSMKALDFYGSDHRPVLCSFAPEESKLVRYGKGRFHFEDKWFLEKDFVPNFLCKWASLHSVVEARRRMDECIVFLENWVRKQFNKLGKRIAEMRKERLRKMKRLGGMHNGQEVIELSNRIERAVEAEACHWKQRARVNWLANGDQNTGAFHKQSSKRRKKNSIKGLKNKDGEWMEKEENKA, from the exons ATGGAGGGGATGGAGAGACGCATAAAAAGGGGAGGATGGAGAGAGAGTGTGAGAGTGGAGAATGAGGGAGTGGGGGAGGGGATAAGGTCGGTTGGAGTGAGGAAGGGTGTTCTGGAGACTCAGGAGGAGGGAGTGAACGTGGAAAAAGGGGACAACTCGCTATTGGATTTGGAAAGAGACACAAATAAAG AAAGTGGAGATTTACGAGATTTTACGGGAACCCCGATGTGGATCAACGCAGATTTTCTTGGGAGCTTTTACGACGCCTTAGTGATCAAGTGCCGTCTGAGGATATGCCATGCATGGCTTGTGGGGAGGGATTTTAATGAGATTCTTCATGATTCAGAAAATATAGTAG GGAATGGGCTGTGGAATTTAGAATTCCTGAATTGCAGCATGAAGGCGCTGGACTTCTACGGGTCCGATCATAGACCCGTTCTGTGCAGTTTTGCACCGGAGGAGAGTAAGCTGGTGAGATACGGTAAGGGTCGGTTTCACTTCGAGGATAAGTGGTTCCTCGAGAAGGACTTTGTTCCTAATTTTTTATGCAAATGGGCATCATTACATTCTGTTGTGGAGGCGAGAAGAAGGATGGATGAATGCATAGTCTTTTTAGAGAATTGGGTACGAAAACAGTTTAACAAATTGGGCAAGAGAATAGCCGAGATGAGGAAAGAGCGATtgagaaagatgaagagattGGGGGGCATGCATAACGGTCAGGAGGTGATCGAACTCAGTAACCGGATTGAGAGAGCTGTGGAAGCTGAGGCTTGTCATTGGAAACAAAGGGCGCGAGTTAATTGGCTAGCCAATGGAGATCAGAATACTGGAGCTTTTCATAAACAATCTTCAAAGCGACGGAAGAAGAACAGTATAAAAGGGTTGAAGAATAAGGATGGAGAGTGGATGGAGAAGGAGGAGAATAAGGCATGA